The window GGTGGCGATGTGAACTCGACGGAACGCCCGGAGGAATCCCCCTTGGAACCGAGAAACTGAACGCTCTGTGCGACGACTTCGGTCGTGTAGCGTTTCTTCCCTTCCTTGTCGTCCCACTGGCGGGTCTGCAGCTTTCCTTCGATATAGACCTGGCGGCCCTTCGAGAGGTATTGCGCGCAGTTTTCAGCCTGTGCACCCCAGACCACTATGCGATGCCATTCGGTTTTTTCCTGTTTCTGGCCGCTTTTGTCCTTCCAGGTCTCCGATGTAGCGAGGTTGAATTTCGCGACGCTTCTCC is drawn from Myxococcales bacterium and contains these coding sequences:
- a CDS encoding single-stranded DNA-binding protein: MSVNKVILVGRLGTDPEKLVTGSGRSVAKFNLATSETWKDKSGQKQEKTEWHRIVVWGAQAENCAQYLSKGRQVYIEGKLQTRQWDDKEGKKRYTTEVVAQSVQFLGSKGDSSGRSVEFTSPPANSDEAPAFDIDAGPDDIPF